The Pseudomonas sp. KU26590 genomic sequence CCAGCGCTCGTGCGCAGGTTTCTGCTCAAGAAGATGCCTGATCAGGCTCGTCTTGCCGGCACCTAGCGGGCCAGCGATGACATGAGTGGGGATGTTCTGCAGCATGTCGGCCATTCTTTTAATCGCTCTCCCGAGAGGAGCGCTGACGGAGGTAATTAATGCGAGCAATCTGGCTGCCGGTGCGGCTGGCGTGGGTGCTTTCGGTAATAACGTCGACGCAGGTCTTGGCCGAGTCGTGCGTCGTGCACAGCCAAGGCGAGCGAGTGGACGTGAAAGTCTGTCAGGAGAATCTGAACATCCCGCCAGACCTGTTCCATAACGGTTTCTGCAAACCCCAGCTCAAGGATCAGAAAACCGACGTCACCTACTCGGAACAATGCCCTGCCGGGTCATTTGGCCAGTGCAGCAACGCGCAGGTGGCCAATATGCCTTATCGGCAGAACATTCACTATTACGGCGTGGCCAGCGACGCAGCGTTTCTCAAACCGTTCTGCGAGCAACAGAGCCAAGGCATCTGGAAAACGCCGTAAGACTGAGGGGGGTCAAGCCGCATCGCCGTACCAGTCGCCAAACGGATCAGGCATTGAGCGCCAGTCTGCAACGCCGGCCGCCATCTCGGCGTCCGTCAGCAAGCATTCATCCAGCTCCGCAGCCAGCCGAGCGAAGTCGATGTTCTGCCCGATGAACACCAGTTCCTGACGGCAATCGCCGGTCTCCGCCTCCCAGCTGCGCATGATCACTTGTGTGCTTTCGTCGTCCTGCGGCCACTGCGCCTTGGGCACAAAGCGCCACCAACGACCGGCAAAACCATGACGCATCAAGCCGCCTGCCTGGGACCAACTGCCCGCGTCCTCGTGTTTGCTGGCGAGCCAGAAAAAGCCCTTCGAGCGCAGCAGTCGTCCGTTTTCCCACGGCGCATTCAGGAAGTCGAAAAAGCGTTGGGGGTGAAAAGGCCGACGCGCCCGATAAGCCGTGGACGCGATGCCATATTCTTCGCTCTCCGGCGTGTGCTCGCCACGCAATTCCTTGAGCCAGCCCGGTGCCTGGGCCGCGCGCTCGAAGTCGAAACGGCCCGTGTCGAGTATCTTACTCAGCGGCACGGCGCCCATGACCATCGGCAGAATCTCCGCCTGGCTATTGAGGCGGCGCAAAATCGCCATCAACTCTCGGCGATCGGTGGAGCTGATCAGGTCGATCTTGCTGATCAGGATCACGTCAGCGAACTCCACCTGCTCAATCAGCAGATCAGTGATCGCGCGCTCGTCGTCCTCGCCCAGCGTCTCGCCGCGGGAGGCCAGGCTTTCTGCGGCGTTGAAGTCCTGCAGGAAGTTCAGGCCATCGACCACCGTTACCATGGTGTCGAGTCGGGCGACATCGGCCAGGCTCCGGCCCTGCTCATCGCGAAAGGTAAAGGTCTCGGCCACGGGAAGCGGCTCGGAAATACCGG encodes the following:
- the zigA gene encoding zinc metallochaperone GTPase ZigA, whose translation is MNRLPVTVLSGFLGAGKSTLLNHILRNRDNLRVAVIVNDMSEINIDGSEVQRDVSLNRAEEKLVEMSNGCICCTLREDLLEEVSRLAHEGRFDYLLIESTGISEPLPVAETFTFRDEQGRSLADVARLDTMVTVVDGLNFLQDFNAAESLASRGETLGEDDERAITDLLIEQVEFADVILISKIDLISSTDRRELMAILRRLNSQAEILPMVMGAVPLSKILDTGRFDFERAAQAPGWLKELRGEHTPESEEYGIASTAYRARRPFHPQRFFDFLNAPWENGRLLRSKGFFWLASKHEDAGSWSQAGGLMRHGFAGRWWRFVPKAQWPQDDESTQVIMRSWEAETGDCRQELVFIGQNIDFARLAAELDECLLTDAEMAAGVADWRSMPDPFGDWYGDAA
- a CDS encoding NADH:ubiquinone oxidoreductase; this encodes MRAIWLPVRLAWVLSVITSTQVLAESCVVHSQGERVDVKVCQENLNIPPDLFHNGFCKPQLKDQKTDVTYSEQCPAGSFGQCSNAQVANMPYRQNIHYYGVASDAAFLKPFCEQQSQGIWKTP